The Sphingobium sp. BYY-5 genome contains a region encoding:
- a CDS encoding carboxymuconolactone decarboxylase family protein: protein MTDTINPYAVAPHLMKSWTALSTAIADSLEPSLIELVKIRASQINGCANCINMHSYEAREKGETEQRIYLLSAWREAPCYTDRERAALAWTEALTQIAQGHTHEAAKEALNWEFTEEEQVKLTLMINIINGWNRIAIGFNLWYDMPMKAAA, encoded by the coding sequence ATGACCGATACAATCAACCCCTATGCCGTCGCGCCGCATCTGATGAAAAGCTGGACCGCCCTCTCCACCGCCATCGCCGACAGCCTGGAACCCAGCCTGATCGAACTGGTGAAAATCCGCGCGTCGCAGATCAACGGCTGCGCCAACTGCATCAACATGCACAGCTATGAAGCGCGCGAGAAAGGGGAGACGGAACAGCGCATCTACCTGCTCAGCGCCTGGCGCGAAGCCCCCTGCTACACTGACCGGGAACGCGCCGCGCTGGCCTGGACCGAGGCGCTGACCCAAATCGCCCAGGGCCACACCCATGAAGCCGCGAAGGAAGCGCTGAACTGGGAGTTCACCGAGGAGGAGCAGGTGAAGCTGACGCTGATGATAAACATCATCAACGGCTGGAACCGCATCGCGATCGGCTTCAACCTTTGGTATGACATGCCGATGAAGGCAGCGGCCTGA